The Paenibacillus sophorae genome has a segment encoding these proteins:
- a CDS encoding alpha/beta hydrolase encodes MDDSVFLKRTIVKHTLWSESLQEDRKLRIYLPPGYNELLSYPVVYCQDGEEFFNFGRIATIAGKLILEEDVEPFIIVGVEVNVPVRTQEYAPFGTRFDQYLACFAEEIIPYVEQNYPVRRSPHERIVAGDSLGGSVSLHLALRYPELFTRVLSLSGAFYPLTLEWIEDETDLSWLEINMVVGLQERDYKTDTGVYDFVQLNRDAKKLLEERGAKVDYREKDGRHLWGFWQKELPESLLYFLNT; translated from the coding sequence ATGGATGATTCTGTTTTTCTGAAACGTACAATTGTAAAACATACCCTTTGGAGTGAAAGCCTGCAAGAGGACCGCAAGCTGCGCATATATCTTCCTCCGGGCTACAACGAGCTGCTCAGCTATCCCGTAGTCTACTGCCAGGACGGGGAGGAGTTTTTTAACTTCGGCCGAATCGCTACTATAGCAGGCAAGCTGATTCTCGAAGAAGACGTAGAACCCTTCATTATTGTTGGGGTTGAAGTGAATGTTCCCGTCAGAACTCAGGAATATGCACCTTTTGGCACCCGGTTCGACCAGTACCTTGCCTGCTTTGCCGAAGAAATTATCCCCTATGTCGAGCAAAATTATCCTGTCCGCCGCTCGCCGCACGAACGGATTGTCGCCGGAGATTCGCTTGGGGGAAGCGTCTCGCTCCATCTTGCCCTCCGTTACCCGGAGCTTTTCACCCGCGTGCTCAGCCTTTCAGGCGCGTTCTATCCTCTCACATTGGAATGGATTGAGGACGAAACCGATCTTTCGTGGCTTGAAATCAACATGGTCGTTGGCCTCCAGGAAAGAGATTATAAGACCGACACGGGTGTTTATGATTTTGTGCAGCTCAACCGGGATGCGAAGAAGCTGCTAGAGGAACGCGGCGCCAAGGTGGATTACCGGGAGAAAGACGGACGCCATTTATGGGGCTTTTGGCAAAAGGAGCTGCCGGAATCGCTACTGTATTTTTTAAACACCTGA